One region of Streptomyces rishiriensis genomic DNA includes:
- a CDS encoding cell division protein FtsQ/DivIB encodes MAGSATAERGARQQESSGPPLVRRLGPRRLRTIIILALAVVFLGAGAGWALYGSQWLRVERVSVSGTKVLTSQQVRAAAAVPVGSPLVSVDTDAIEARLRSELPRIHSVDVERSWPHGIGLKVTERTPVLLVRKGSKFVEVDDEGVSFATVSEAPKGVPLLEMAASSSRSAAASLRRFGEARLVREAVRAAGSLPAGVARATRVVKVRSYDDISLELSGGRTVAWGSAEKAAAKGRTLTALMKAAPAARHFDVSAPTAPASAGS; translated from the coding sequence GTGGCCGGATCCGCCACCGCCGAGCGCGGTGCACGCCAGCAGGAGTCGTCCGGCCCGCCCCTCGTCCGGCGGTTGGGGCCGCGCCGACTTCGTACGATCATCATTCTCGCGCTGGCCGTCGTGTTCCTCGGCGCGGGCGCCGGCTGGGCGCTGTACGGCTCGCAGTGGCTGCGCGTGGAGCGTGTCTCCGTGTCCGGCACGAAGGTGCTGACATCGCAGCAGGTGCGGGCGGCCGCCGCCGTGCCGGTCGGATCGCCGTTGGTCTCGGTCGACACCGACGCGATCGAGGCCCGGCTGCGCAGCGAACTGCCCCGGATCCACTCGGTCGACGTGGAGCGTTCGTGGCCCCATGGAATCGGCCTGAAAGTGACAGAGCGTACGCCGGTTCTGCTTGTCCGAAAGGGGTCGAAGTTCGTGGAAGTGGACGACGAAGGCGTCAGTTTCGCCACGGTTTCCGAGGCCCCGAAAGGCGTTCCGCTGCTCGAAATGGCCGCTTCCTCGTCCCGTTCGGCCGCCGCGAGCCTGCGCCGGTTCGGCGAGGCCCGGCTGGTGCGGGAGGCGGTGAGGGCCGCCGGTTCCCTGCCCGCCGGCGTCGCGCGGGCGACCCGGGTCGTCAAGGTCCGTTCCTACGACGACATCTCGCTGGAGTTGAGCGGCGGCCGCACGGTCGCGTGGGGGAGCGCCGAGAAGGCCGCGGCGAAGGGTCGCACACTCACCGCACTCATGAAAGCCGCCCCGGCCGCCCGGCACTTCGATGTCAGCGCGCCCACCGCCCCCGCGTCAGCGGGGAGTTGA